In one window of Duganella dendranthematis DNA:
- a CDS encoding BrnT family toxin: protein MITWDEKKRKRNILAHGIDLADLEVVFDFPMQTTEDRTTDHTERRHRSLCLFQGRVVVLIWTERNNTARLISCRNGDKREHETYFQNAFL, encoded by the coding sequence ATGATTACCTGGGACGAAAAAAAACGCAAACGTAATATCTTGGCGCATGGGATTGATCTTGCCGATCTGGAAGTTGTCTTCGATTTCCCGATGCAAACAACTGAAGATCGGACGACCGACCACACCGAAAGACGGCACCGCAGTCTTTGTCTGTTTCAGGGCAGAGTTGTGGTGCTGATTTGGACGGAGCGAAACAACACTGCCAGACTCATCTCTTGCCGAAACGGTGATAAACGTGAGCACGAAACCTACTTTCAAAACGCCTTCCTTTAG
- a CDS encoding TRAP transporter large permease, with protein sequence MNALIIFVLLLALMLTGMPISISLGLTVLTFLFTMTEVPIDTVALKLFTGIEKFEIMAIPFFILAGNFLTHGGVARRMINFASSMVGHWHGGLALAGVLACALFAAVSGSSPATVVAIGSIILPAMVRQGYPKSFGAGVITTSGALGILIPPSIVMVMYSVTTNTSVGKLFMAGVVPGVMLAFFLGLTTWWLARKHNYPRMAKASWGERWTTFRKSAWGLLLIVIVMGGIYTGTFTPTEAAAMAAVYAFFIAVFVYKDLKLKQVGKVLLDSAAMSAMLLYIITNAILFSFLMTSENIPQAMAEWITGQGLGVVSFLLVVNILLLLAGNVMEPSSIVLIMAPILFPVAMKLGIDPVHFGILIVVNMEVGMCHPPVGLNLYVASGITKMGITELTVAVWPWLLTMLGFLILVTYIPQISLWLPNLIYS encoded by the coding sequence ATGAACGCGCTGATTATTTTCGTGCTGCTGCTGGCGCTGATGCTGACCGGCATGCCGATCTCCATCTCGCTCGGCCTGACGGTGCTGACGTTCCTGTTTACCATGACCGAGGTGCCGATCGACACCGTGGCGCTCAAGCTGTTTACCGGCATTGAGAAATTCGAGATCATGGCCATCCCGTTCTTTATTTTGGCGGGCAATTTCCTGACCCATGGCGGGGTAGCGCGGCGCATGATCAACTTCGCCAGCTCGATGGTCGGCCACTGGCACGGCGGCCTGGCGCTGGCCGGCGTGCTGGCCTGCGCCTTGTTCGCGGCGGTGTCGGGCTCGTCGCCGGCCACCGTGGTGGCGATCGGCTCCATCATCCTGCCGGCCATGGTGCGCCAGGGCTATCCGAAGAGCTTCGGCGCCGGCGTCATCACCACCTCCGGCGCGCTGGGCATCCTGATCCCGCCGTCGATCGTGATGGTGATGTATTCGGTCACCACCAACACCTCGGTCGGCAAGCTGTTCATGGCCGGCGTGGTGCCGGGTGTGATGCTGGCGTTCTTCCTGGGCCTGACCACCTGGTGGCTGGCGCGCAAGCACAACTACCCGCGCATGGCCAAGGCCAGCTGGGGTGAGCGCTGGACCACCTTCCGCAAGAGCGCGTGGGGCCTGCTGCTGATCGTCATCGTGATGGGTGGCATCTACACCGGCACGTTCACGCCGACCGAGGCGGCGGCGATGGCGGCGGTGTACGCGTTCTTTATCGCGGTGTTCGTCTACAAGGACCTGAAGCTGAAGCAGGTGGGCAAGGTGCTGCTGGATTCGGCGGCGATGTCGGCCATGCTGCTGTATATCATCACCAACGCCATCCTGTTCTCGTTCCTGATGACCAGTGAAAACATTCCGCAGGCCATGGCCGAGTGGATCACCGGCCAGGGGCTGGGGGTGGTGTCGTTCCTGCTGGTGGTGAACATCCTGCTGCTATTGGCTGGTAACGTCATGGAACCATCGTCGATCGTGCTGATTATGGCGCCTATCCTGTTCCCGGTGGCGATGAAGCTGGGGATCGATCCGGTGCACTTCGGTATCTTGATCGTGGTCAATATGGAAGTCGGCATGTGCCATCCGCCGGTGGGCCTGAACTTGTATGTGGCGTCCGGCATCACCAAGATGGGCATCACCGAACTGACGGTGGCGGTATGGCCTTGGCTGCTGACCATGCTGGGGTTCTTGATCCTGGTCACATACATACCACAAATTTCCTTGTGGCTGCCAAATTTGATTTACTCTTAA
- a CDS encoding TRAP transporter small permease yields MKFLDKLEEWLIASLMGVATLLIFVAVLHRYLSGLPIPGLQDYLITINTSWAQEACIYMFVWMAKFGAAYGVRTGIHVGVDVLINRMNTPWRNKFIIFGLLAGATFTAIIGTLGANFVHHMSQTDQTSADLEIPMWIVYLAVPLGSYLMCFRFLQVLVSFVKTGALPKHDHSHVEGLENELPVSDKGAQA; encoded by the coding sequence ATGAAATTCCTCGATAAGCTCGAAGAATGGCTGATCGCGTCCCTAATGGGCGTGGCGACGCTATTGATCTTCGTAGCGGTGCTGCACCGCTACCTGTCCGGCCTGCCGATTCCCGGCCTGCAGGATTACCTGATCACCATTAATACCAGCTGGGCCCAGGAGGCCTGCATCTACATGTTCGTGTGGATGGCCAAGTTCGGCGCGGCCTACGGCGTGCGCACCGGAATCCACGTCGGCGTCGACGTGCTGATCAACCGCATGAACACCCCGTGGCGCAACAAATTTATCATATTCGGCCTGCTGGCCGGCGCCACGTTCACCGCCATCATCGGCACGCTGGGCGCCAACTTCGTGCACCACATGTCGCAGACCGACCAGACCTCGGCCGACCTGGAAATTCCGATGTGGATCGTCTACCTGGCGGTGCCGCTGGGTTCCTATCTGATGTGCTTCCGCTTCCTGCAGGTGCTGGTGTCGTTCGTCAAGACCGGCGCGCTGCCTAAGCATGACCACTCGCACGTCGAGGGCCTGGAAAACGAACTGCCAGTGAGCGACAAAGGAGCCCAAGCATGA
- a CDS encoding TRAP transporter substrate-binding protein, producing MKLKTALLVLSAALSFNVYAQAPIVIKFSHVVATDTPKGQAAERFKQLAEKATNGRVKVEVYPNSQLYKDKEELEALQLGAVQMLAPSLAKFGPLGVKEFEAFDLPYIFPSKTALYNVTEGEIGKSLLKKLEPKGITGLAFWDNGFKVMSANKPLRNPSDFKGLKMRIQSSKVLDAQMRALGANPQVLAFSEVYQALQTGVVDGTENPPSNMYTQKMHEVQKYVTVSNHGYLGYAVIVNKKFWDGLPPDIRAALDKAMKDATTFEKAIAQRDNDLALDAIKKTGKTEIYTLSVKEQADWRKALLPVQQSMEGRIGKDLISAINKEASK from the coding sequence ATGAAACTGAAAACCGCACTGCTCGTCCTGAGCGCCGCCCTGAGCTTCAACGTGTACGCCCAGGCGCCGATCGTCATCAAATTCAGCCACGTGGTGGCGACCGACACGCCGAAAGGCCAGGCAGCGGAGCGCTTCAAGCAACTGGCGGAAAAAGCCACCAACGGCCGCGTCAAGGTCGAGGTCTATCCGAACAGCCAGCTGTACAAGGACAAGGAAGAGCTGGAAGCGCTGCAATTGGGCGCGGTGCAGATGCTGGCGCCGTCGCTGGCTAAGTTCGGCCCGCTGGGCGTGAAGGAGTTCGAGGCGTTCGACCTGCCATATATCTTCCCGTCGAAGACCGCGCTGTACAACGTGACCGAAGGCGAAATCGGCAAGTCGCTGCTGAAGAAGCTGGAGCCGAAGGGCATTACCGGCCTGGCGTTCTGGGATAACGGCTTCAAGGTGATGTCGGCCAATAAGCCGCTGCGCAATCCGAGCGACTTCAAAGGTCTGAAGATGCGCATCCAGTCGTCCAAGGTGCTGGACGCGCAGATGCGCGCGCTGGGCGCCAATCCGCAGGTGCTGGCGTTCTCCGAGGTGTACCAGGCGCTGCAGACCGGCGTGGTGGATGGCACCGAGAATCCGCCGTCGAATATGTACACGCAGAAGATGCACGAGGTGCAGAAGTATGTGACGGTGTCGAACCACGGTTACCTGGGCTATGCGGTGATCGTTAACAAGAAGTTCTGGGACGGCTTGCCGCCGGATATCCGCGCCGCGCTGGATAAGGCGATGAAGGATGCCACCACCTTCGAGAAAGCCATCGCGCAACGTGACAATGATCTGGCGCTGGACGCCATCAAGAAGACCGGCAAAACCGAAATCTACACGCTCAGCGTGAAAGAGCAGGCCGACTGGCGTAAAGCGCTGCTGCCGGTGCAGCAATCGATGGAAGGCCGGATCGGCAAGGACCTGATCTCGGCGATCAATAAAGAAGCCTCCAAGTAA
- the tsaE gene encoding tRNA (adenosine(37)-N6)-threonylcarbamoyltransferase complex ATPase subunit type 1 TsaE, with amino-acid sequence MQHFTAHLHDEEGTAALGAALSRALVPGLAIHLHGDLGAGKTALTRALLHAAGHVGTVKSPTYTLSEPYTIQLDGRAVSVIHFDLYRMGSPEEFLDAGFREDFNGDNICIVEWPEKADGVLPPPDLNVFLTVAGHGRDVELQASTALGNSCLQRLKFAPNM; translated from the coding sequence ATGCAGCACTTCACAGCCCATCTCCACGACGAAGAAGGCACCGCAGCACTCGGCGCGGCGTTGTCGCGGGCGCTCGTACCGGGCCTGGCGATCCACCTGCACGGCGACCTTGGCGCCGGCAAAACCGCCCTCACCCGCGCGCTGCTGCACGCCGCCGGCCATGTCGGCACCGTCAAAAGCCCGACTTACACCTTGTCTGAACCATACACCATCCAGCTCGATGGCCGCGCCGTCAGCGTGATCCACTTTGACCTGTACCGCATGGGCAGTCCGGAAGAATTCCTCGACGCCGGCTTCCGCGAAGACTTCAACGGCGATAACATCTGCATCGTCGAATGGCCGGAAAAAGCCGACGGCGTGCTGCCGCCGCCCGATCTGAACGTATTTTTGACTGTGGCCGGCCATGGCCGTGATGTAGAATTGCAGGCGTCTACCGCCTTGGGTAACTCATGCCTTCAACGCCTCAAATTCGCTCCCAACATGTGA
- the queG gene encoding tRNA epoxyqueuosine(34) reductase QueG yields the protein MSLPESNLAELALSIKRWGVELGFAEIRITDVDLSHAEAGLQAWLDAGMHGEMDYMAAHGMKRARPAELVPGTIRVVSARMNYLPRDTETGGEHDWREREATRLADPGAAVISVYARGRDYHKVLRARLQQLADKVKAEIGDFGYRVFTDSAPVMELPLAEKAGLGWRGKHTLLLSRTAGSMFFMGEFLVDLPLPIDEPTGAHCGQCSACITACPTQAILGPGKLDARRCISYLTIELKNAIPLEMRPLIGNRIYGCDDCQTACPWNKFAQRAVLPDFDERHGLGSASMIELFAWNEEDFNRKMEGSPIRRIGHERWLRNIAVGLGNAAAAGARGDAAIVAALEARRDDPSELVREHVAWALACHA from the coding sequence ATGTCCCTGCCTGAATCCAATTTAGCCGAACTCGCCCTCAGCATCAAGCGTTGGGGTGTGGAGCTGGGCTTCGCCGAAATCCGCATCACCGATGTGGACCTGAGCCACGCCGAAGCCGGCCTGCAGGCCTGGCTGGACGCGGGCATGCACGGCGAAATGGACTACATGGCGGCGCATGGCATGAAGCGCGCGCGTCCCGCCGAGCTGGTGCCGGGCACCATCCGCGTGGTCAGCGCCCGCATGAACTATCTGCCGAGGGACACGGAAACCGGGGGCGAACATGACTGGCGCGAGCGCGAGGCGACGCGGCTGGCTGATCCCGGCGCGGCGGTGATCTCGGTGTATGCGCGCGGTCGCGACTACCACAAGGTGCTGCGCGCGCGGCTGCAACAGCTGGCCGACAAGGTGAAGGCGGAAATCGGCGATTTTGGTTATCGCGTGTTTACCGACTCGGCGCCGGTGATGGAGTTGCCGCTGGCCGAGAAGGCGGGGCTGGGCTGGCGTGGCAAGCACACCTTGCTGCTGTCGCGCACTGCCGGCTCGATGTTCTTCATGGGCGAGTTCCTGGTCGACCTGCCGCTGCCGATCGACGAGCCGACCGGCGCGCATTGCGGCCAGTGCTCGGCGTGCATCACCGCCTGTCCGACCCAGGCCATTCTCGGACCGGGCAAGCTGGATGCGCGTCGTTGCATCTCTTACCTGACCATCGAATTGAAGAATGCGATCCCGCTGGAGATGCGGCCGCTAATCGGCAACCGCATCTACGGCTGCGACGACTGCCAGACCGCCTGCCCATGGAACAAGTTCGCGCAGCGCGCGGTGCTGCCGGACTTCGATGAGCGCCATGGCCTGGGCAGCGCGTCGATGATCGAACTGTTTGCGTGGAACGAAGAAGACTTCAACCGCAAGATGGAAGGCAGCCCGATACGCCGCATCGGCCATGAACGATGGCTGCGCAATATCGCCGTGGGCCTGGGCAATGCGGCAGCCGCCGGGGCACGCGGCGACGCCGCCATCGTCGCCGCGTTGGAAGCGCGCCGCGACGATCCGTCCGAACTAGTACGCGAGCACGTGGCGTGGGCGCTGGCTTGCCACGCCTGA
- a CDS encoding CPBP family intramembrane glutamic endopeptidase, which produces MSIAQPAGTPIPSFRARVLTHPLLRIVLGVVAVMLPISLTLALIHALVPQPLRMVWPMPLAAVLSFLSYRLFVIRIEKRQPAELAAPHAARDLGAGVVAGAALGLKVAVILAVMGAFVVTGTSTGWDFLLKCLPEQIMVATFEELIFRAVLFRIVDQRWGTRTALAVSFVLFSLAHLPNDNISALAVLNTAVVSLTLCAAYMLTGRVWLPIGIHFGWNFLFDGVFAVPLSGHAARGWLQVSLPGPEWLTGGAYGVEASVLTLLVWGIATVLVLKRAQPHHLA; this is translated from the coding sequence ATGAGCATCGCCCAACCCGCAGGTACGCCCATCCCTTCTTTCCGCGCGCGCGTGTTGACGCATCCGCTGCTGCGCATCGTGCTCGGCGTGGTCGCCGTCATGCTGCCGATTTCGCTAACGCTGGCGCTGATCCATGCCCTGGTGCCGCAGCCGCTGCGCATGGTGTGGCCGATGCCGCTGGCCGCCGTGCTCAGCTTCCTGAGCTACCGCCTGTTCGTCATCCGCATCGAGAAACGCCAGCCGGCCGAACTGGCGGCGCCGCACGCCGCACGCGACCTTGGCGCCGGCGTGGTGGCCGGTGCGGCGCTGGGGCTGAAGGTGGCCGTCATCCTGGCGGTGATGGGCGCGTTTGTGGTCACCGGCACCAGCACCGGCTGGGACTTCCTGCTCAAGTGCCTGCCGGAGCAGATCATGGTGGCGACGTTTGAGGAGCTGATCTTCCGCGCCGTGCTGTTCCGCATTGTCGACCAGCGCTGGGGCACGCGCACCGCGCTGGCGGTATCGTTCGTGCTGTTCTCCCTCGCCCATCTGCCCAACGACAACATCAGCGCGCTGGCAGTGCTCAACACCGCCGTGGTATCGCTGACGCTGTGCGCCGCGTATATGCTGACCGGCCGCGTGTGGCTGCCGATCGGCATTCACTTCGGCTGGAACTTCCTGTTTGACGGCGTGTTTGCAGTGCCGCTGTCCGGCCACGCAGCGCGCGGCTGGCTGCAAGTCTCGCTGCCCGGCCCCGAATGGCTGACCGGCGGCGCCTACGGCGTCGAAGCCTCGGTGCTAACGCTACTGGTGTGGGGCATCGCCACGGTGCTGGTGCTTAAACGCGCTCAACCGCATCACCTCGCTTGA
- a CDS encoding N-acetylmuramoyl-L-alanine amidase: MPSTPQIRSQHVSRRTVLKAGATLLLSVTAPLRASAAQILAVRVWPADDYTRVTLENDSELKATHFIVKDPERMVVDIEGLELNPTLKSLVAKIQSNDPYIKQVRVGQNRPNVVRLVFDLKEEVKPQVFTLPPAGNYKHRLIFDLYPVKAADPIAAMIEKGDWTADQKVAAAPPSSPKEQLEQLKPDLKAEPREELKADLKTAETQTKADKFDKNGKMVRMITIALDPGHGGEDPGASGKNGSREKDIVLAIAKRLKAKLEEQSNVRVMLTRDGDYFVPLGTRVDKARKVQADLFVSIHADAFVQPTARGSSVFVLSEKGATSSAARWLADKENSADNIGGVNVKNHDRQLASVLLDLSTTAQINDSMKLGRSVLGEIGGINRLHKGSVEQAGFAVLKAPDIPSILIETAFISNPEEEAKLLDEAYQNKLADAIVTGIRRYFSKNPPLAKNRLT; this comes from the coding sequence ATGCCTTCAACGCCTCAAATTCGCTCCCAACATGTGAGCCGCCGCACCGTCCTGAAGGCCGGCGCCACCCTGCTGCTGTCCGTGACGGCGCCGCTACGCGCCAGCGCCGCGCAAATTCTCGCGGTGCGCGTCTGGCCAGCCGACGACTATACCCGCGTCACGCTGGAAAACGACAGCGAGCTCAAAGCCACCCACTTCATCGTCAAAGACCCGGAGCGGATGGTGGTCGACATCGAAGGCCTGGAGCTCAATCCCACGCTGAAAAGCCTGGTGGCCAAGATCCAGTCCAACGACCCGTACATCAAGCAGGTGCGCGTGGGCCAGAACCGGCCCAACGTGGTGCGGCTGGTGTTCGACCTGAAAGAAGAAGTCAAGCCGCAGGTGTTCACGCTGCCGCCGGCCGGCAACTACAAGCACCGCTTGATCTTCGACCTGTATCCGGTCAAGGCGGCCGACCCGATCGCCGCCATGATCGAAAAAGGCGACTGGACCGCCGATCAGAAAGTGGCCGCCGCGCCGCCGTCATCGCCGAAAGAGCAGCTGGAACAGCTCAAGCCCGACCTGAAAGCAGAACCGCGCGAGGAACTCAAGGCCGACCTCAAAACCGCCGAGACCCAGACCAAGGCCGATAAATTCGACAAGAACGGCAAGATGGTGCGCATGATTACCATCGCGCTCGATCCCGGCCATGGTGGCGAAGACCCCGGCGCCTCCGGCAAGAACGGCAGCCGCGAGAAGGACATCGTGCTGGCCATCGCCAAGCGCCTCAAGGCCAAGCTGGAAGAACAGTCGAACGTGCGCGTGATGCTGACCCGCGACGGCGACTACTTCGTGCCGCTCGGCACCCGCGTCGACAAGGCGCGCAAGGTGCAGGCCGACCTGTTCGTGTCGATCCACGCCGACGCCTTCGTGCAGCCGACCGCGCGCGGCTCCTCGGTGTTCGTGCTGTCGGAAAAAGGCGCCACCTCGTCGGCCGCGCGCTGGCTGGCGGACAAGGAAAATTCGGCCGACAACATCGGCGGCGTCAACGTCAAGAACCACGACCGCCAGCTGGCCAGCGTGTTGCTCGACCTGTCCACCACCGCGCAGATCAACGACAGCATGAAGCTGGGCCGCTCGGTGCTGGGCGAAATCGGCGGCATCAACCGCCTGCACAAAGGTTCGGTCGAACAGGCCGGCTTTGCGGTGCTGAAGGCGCCGGACATTCCGTCGATCCTGATCGAAACCGCCTTCATCTCCAATCCGGAAGAAGAAGCCAAGCTGCTTGACGAGGCTTACCAGAATAAGCTGGCGGACGCCATTGTCACCGGCATCCGCCGCTATTTTTCGAAGAATCCACCGCTGGCGAAGAACCGCCTGACTTAA
- a CDS encoding two-component system sensor histidine kinase NtrB, whose product MTSSPANPHAPRRRPYSSTSLRWLLPIVLVLFFLAILIWLPWQARQMESNERQEQLIADTLWVEQTIRFQMARDEESLRTLGIEIAAGRLSPKELHERMARLLQNGHELLRVVWLTPDGRPGGSSDPLAVPIELTAASRATAEITRKTRRPMYTQPEMQAHNPSAAPSAVLMDYHVPLFHGDTYLGDLVATYQTAALLDEMVPWWFAQDNQVTLVDRDDKVLARRAAAGPGHGVYTHKRALDLPGASVTLVTDSVKSEPQLLPNLLVGSVIVLSLGLLWSLLALWGHISKRLAAEGALRQQMSFRTAMENSLVTGLRARDLEGRITYVNPAFCQIVGYPAEEIVGKLPPMPYWAEEAMSEYQARFASVLAGKVTPQFETFFQRPNGERVPVLVFEAPLVDNNGKQTGWMGSILDISDRKRIEEVNRQQQEKLQSSARLATMGEIASMLAHELNQPLAAISSYTTGALNVLDRDAPVDRAILKPALEQASAQAQRAGQIIRSVHEFVKKREPLRQALAIPSLLDGIRALIELQARQSYVTFRTEIPPDLPPVRADRVMIEQVLLNLTRNGIEAMQHIPPQRRILNVVAAYDAETDKVSVAVIDQGHGIPEDVAARLFSPFFSTKAEGMGMGLNICRTAIEFHGGALTFHANPQGGTIFTFVLPAAPVATTQET is encoded by the coding sequence ATGACCTCCAGCCCCGCCAATCCTCACGCTCCGCGCCGTCGCCCGTATTCCAGCACCTCGCTGCGCTGGCTGCTGCCGATCGTGCTGGTGTTGTTTTTCCTGGCAATCCTGATCTGGCTGCCCTGGCAGGCGCGCCAGATGGAGAGCAACGAGCGCCAGGAACAGCTGATCGCCGATACGCTGTGGGTCGAACAGACCATCCGCTTCCAGATGGCGCGCGACGAGGAAAGCCTGCGCACGCTGGGGATCGAGATCGCCGCCGGTCGCCTGTCGCCGAAAGAACTGCACGAGCGCATGGCGCGCCTGCTGCAGAACGGCCATGAACTGCTGCGCGTGGTCTGGCTGACGCCGGACGGCCGGCCCGGCGGCAGCAGCGACCCGCTGGCCGTGCCGATCGAACTGACGGCGGCGTCGCGCGCCACGGCCGAGATCACGCGCAAGACCCGGCGCCCGATGTACACCCAGCCGGAGATGCAGGCGCACAACCCGTCGGCAGCGCCGTCGGCGGTGCTGATGGACTACCACGTGCCGCTGTTCCACGGCGACACCTATCTGGGCGACCTGGTGGCCACCTACCAGACCGCCGCGCTGCTGGACGAGATGGTGCCGTGGTGGTTCGCGCAGGACAACCAGGTCACGCTGGTGGACCGCGACGACAAGGTGCTGGCGCGGCGCGCGGCGGCCGGGCCGGGTCACGGCGTCTACACCCACAAGCGCGCGCTGGATTTGCCCGGCGCCTCGGTCACGCTGGTGACCGACAGCGTCAAGAGCGAACCGCAGCTGCTGCCCAACCTGCTGGTCGGCTCGGTGATCGTGCTCTCGCTTGGCCTGTTATGGAGCCTGCTGGCCTTGTGGGGCCACATCTCGAAAAGGCTGGCGGCGGAAGGCGCGCTGCGCCAGCAGATGTCGTTCCGCACCGCGATGGAAAATTCGCTGGTGACCGGCCTGCGCGCGCGCGACCTGGAAGGCCGCATCACGTATGTCAATCCGGCCTTCTGCCAGATCGTCGGCTATCCCGCCGAGGAAATCGTCGGCAAGCTGCCGCCGATGCCCTACTGGGCCGAAGAAGCCATGTCCGAGTACCAGGCGCGCTTTGCCTCGGTCCTCGCAGGTAAAGTGACGCCGCAATTCGAGACCTTCTTCCAGCGTCCCAACGGCGAGCGGGTGCCGGTGCTGGTGTTCGAGGCGCCGCTGGTGGACAACAACGGCAAGCAGACCGGCTGGATGGGCTCCATCCTCGACATCTCCGACCGCAAGCGCATCGAAGAGGTCAACCGACAGCAGCAGGAAAAACTGCAATCGTCGGCGCGCCTGGCCACCATGGGCGAAATCGCCTCGATGCTGGCGCATGAACTGAACCAGCCGCTGGCCGCCATCTCCAGCTACACCACCGGCGCGCTGAATGTGCTGGATCGTGACGCGCCGGTCGACCGCGCCATCCTCAAGCCGGCGCTGGAACAGGCCAGCGCGCAGGCGCAGCGGGCCGGCCAGATCATCCGCAGCGTGCACGAATTCGTCAAGAAGCGCGAACCGCTGCGCCAGGCATTGGCCATCCCGTCGCTGCTGGACGGCATCCGCGCGCTGATCGAGCTACAAGCGCGCCAGAGCTACGTCACCTTCCGCACCGAGATTCCGCCCGACCTGCCGCCGGTGCGCGCCGACCGCGTGATGATCGAACAGGTGCTGCTCAACCTGACCCGCAACGGCATCGAAGCCATGCAGCACATCCCGCCGCAGCGCCGCATCCTCAACGTGGTGGCGGCCTATGACGCCGAGACGGACAAAGTCAGTGTCGCCGTCATCGACCAGGGCCACGGCATCCCGGAAGACGTGGCGGCGCGGCTGTTCTCGCCGTTCTTCTCGACCAAGGCCGAAGGCATGGGTATGGGCCTCAACATCTGCCGGACTGCGATAGAATTCCACGGTGGAGCCCTGACCTTCCACGCCAACCCGCAAGGCGGGACCATATTTACGTTCGTGCTGCCGGCTGCGCCGGTCGCCACGACACAGGAGACATAA
- a CDS encoding response regulator transcription factor has translation MLHIVDDEAVVRDALSWLATSRAIAARAYESGAQFLQQIGDFDAAGDCVLLDVRMPDMNGVAVFDQLLTRGLAQRMPVIFLTGHGDVPMAVDTLKRGAFDFFEKPFNDNQLMDRVQEALTNSRRASDTAAVHARLATLSTREREVLDLILAGKMNKVVADQLGISMRTVEVHRAHIFDKMQVKTAVELAGLLK, from the coding sequence ATGCTGCATATCGTCGACGATGAAGCGGTAGTGCGCGACGCACTGAGCTGGCTGGCCACATCCCGGGCGATAGCCGCGCGCGCCTACGAATCGGGGGCGCAGTTCCTGCAGCAGATTGGTGATTTTGACGCGGCCGGCGACTGCGTGCTGCTCGACGTGCGCATGCCGGACATGAACGGCGTGGCGGTGTTCGACCAGCTGCTGACGCGCGGCCTGGCGCAGCGCATGCCGGTGATTTTCCTGACCGGCCACGGCGACGTGCCGATGGCGGTCGACACGCTGAAACGCGGCGCCTTCGACTTCTTCGAGAAACCCTTCAACGACAACCAGTTGATGGACCGCGTGCAGGAAGCGCTGACCAACTCGCGACGCGCCAGCGACACCGCCGCGGTCCACGCCCGCCTGGCCACGCTGTCGACGCGCGAGCGCGAAGTGCTGGACCTGATCCTGGCCGGCAAAATGAACAAGGTGGTGGCCGACCAGTTGGGCATCAGCATGCGCACGGTGGAAGTCCACCGCGCACACATCTTCGACAAGATGCAGGTCAAAACCGCCGTTGAACTGGCGGGCCTGCTCAAATAA
- a CDS encoding MarR family winged helix-turn-helix transcriptional regulator: MRQGLGTQLRHLIDLLDGAVSAAYDEAGIDYRPRYTPVMRALEGGQPHTVSQIAEAAGITQPAATQTVALMIKEGLLESSPGVRDARQKVVRLSARGRDLLPQLHLCWQATRAAADSLDGDLPYPLSEALAAAIAALQHQPFGARIRKARAAITKETS; the protein is encoded by the coding sequence ATGAGACAAGGACTTGGAACCCAGTTGCGCCATTTGATCGACTTGCTGGACGGCGCCGTCAGCGCCGCCTACGACGAGGCGGGCATCGACTATCGGCCGCGCTATACACCGGTGATGCGGGCGCTGGAAGGCGGCCAACCGCACACCGTCAGCCAGATCGCCGAAGCGGCCGGCATCACCCAGCCGGCGGCCACCCAGACGGTCGCGCTAATGATCAAGGAAGGACTGCTGGAATCGTCGCCCGGCGTGCGTGACGCGCGCCAGAAAGTGGTGCGCCTCAGCGCCCGTGGCCGAGACCTGCTGCCGCAACTGCACCTGTGCTGGCAAGCCACCCGCGCCGCCGCCGACAGCCTGGATGGCGACCTGCCCTACCCTTTGTCCGAAGCCCTGGCGGCCGCCATCGCCGCCTTGCAGCATCAGCCATTCGGCGCCCGCATCCGCAAAGCGCGCGCCGCCATCACCAAGGAGACATCATGA